In Trichoderma asperellum chromosome 1, complete sequence, a single window of DNA contains:
- a CDS encoding uncharacterized protein (EggNog:ENOG41~TransMembrane:1 (n3-14c19/20o217-232i)~SECRETED:SignalP(1-17)): MRLSLLLSLALTALVEAHSVLVYPGTRGNNLITNDTFPYGMQWMYPCGGLGTSRNRTYWPTTGGAVSFQPGWFRGHLQAQLQINLGYGTDGPDGGPPNMSNIMLKPFMLLGPSNNPYPGTVCLPQVPLPVGANVKAGDKATIQVVELAQHGAALYSCVDIIFAEPGDPRIPIVNETNCFNSTQFGFAQIYTVTTKNPVLDIVASTTTSAASLLRNDWAGWLLLAIGAIWMTLW; this comes from the exons ATGCGGCTGTCACTacttctctccctcgcctTGACGGCTCTTGTCGAGGCCCATAGCGTCCTCGTATATCCAGGAACGCGAGGCAACAATCTCATCACCAACGACACCTTTCCCTACGGCATGCAGTGGATGTATCCAT GCGGCGGCTTAGGAACCTCCCGCAATCGCACATACTGGCCCACCACCGGCGGCGCCGTCTCCTTCCAGCCAGGCTGGTTCCGCGGCCACCTCCAGGCCCAGCTCCAGATCAATCTCGGATACGGCACCGACGGCCCCGACGGCGGCCCGCCAAACATGTCCAACATCATGCTCAAGCCCTTTATGCTTCTGGGACCCTCGAACAATCCTTACCCGGGAACTGTGTGCCTGCCTCAGGTGCCCCTTCCTGTTGGCGCGAATGTCAAGGCTGGCGATAAGGCGACGATTCAGGTTGTTGAGCTGGCCCAGCACGGCGCGGCTCTGTACTCT TGCGTCGACATCATCTTCGCCGAGCCCGGCGACCCCCGCATCCCCATCGTCAACGAGACAAACTGCTTCAACTCGACGCAATTCGGCTTCGCCCAGATCTACACCGTCACCACAAAGAACCCCGTCCTCGACATCGTTGCCTCGACAACCACCTCGGCCGCGTCGCTGCTCAGAAATGACTGGGCTGGATGGTTGCTGTTGGCTATTGGGGCGATATGGATGACCCTGTGGTAG
- a CDS encoding uncharacterized protein (TransMembrane:2 (i20-38o44-65i)) produces the protein MDQGGPCVSFRPPDDHFLRLAVAHASSFSTSFVSLVLADDAIAVTLRLFGLLVISPGYPAVRYLLLKKEAEKEIKAGPFGHLLHTTHESETAANRQERKISQGDIEISCITDLRFLLYAHLNNYTR, from the coding sequence ATGGACCAGGGCGGGCCTTGCGTCTCTTTTCGGCCCCCAGATGACCATTTCTTAAGACTGGCGGTTGCGcacgcttcttctttttcaacttcttttgtttctctggTTCTCGCGGACGACGCAATCGCTGTGACTTTAAGACTCTTTGGTCTATTAGTAATAAGTCCCGGATATCCAGCAGTGAGATATCTATTACTGAAGAaagaggctgagaaagaGATAAAGGCTGGGCCTTTTGGACATTTACTCCACACAACACACGAGAGTGAGACTGCCGCAAATcgacaagagagaaaaatctCCCAAGGCGACATTGAAATCAGCTGTATAACCGATCTGCGATTCCTTCTATACGCACACCTCAACAATTATACCCGATAG